From the genome of Phytohabitans rumicis, one region includes:
- a CDS encoding MMPL family transporter, with product MFAWWGKTVVRLRWVVLAAAAALVVVGATWGAGVFGTLSGGGFDDPASESSRARERITAELGSQDTDVLVLYSSPAATVDQPAFRDPVTTTLAALRQRPEVASVTSWYDTQSPALVSGDRHSTYAVVQLRGTEPDEKTEAYEELRPALDAPGVTTEAGGYVPFAYEANHQTEQDLVRAETLSMPVLLVLLIVIFGGLVAAGMPLLVGGLAILGAFIAVRLISAVTDVSVFAINVITLIGLGMAIDYALFVVSRFREELAAGHDTPAAIQRTMMTAGRTVMVSGFTIALALASLLIFPPVFLSSLGIGGVAAVLIAMLGALTVLPAILAVLGPRINALRIPVPWRRRSGRSGSAWARLAHSVMRRPWLYVVGVVAILALFAAPALRMSFGGFDERVLPAGAEPRVVADKLAADFPGSPVGPIEVLVSGAPTAETQGFAAAVGRVPGVTGVQATANRGESTLLSVTYAGEPTGEVAQDAVRAIRDLPEPAGAQVLVGGRTAADLDLLHSLGSRLPWMALIMASATLVLLFLAFGSVLLPIKAVLMNLVSIGASFGVVVWVFQDGHLSGPLGFTSTGFIEPSNPILMLAVLFGLATDYEVFLLSRVREEWDRTGDNTASVAHGLQHTGRIITAAALLLIIVVAGFATGGIVFIKLIGIGMIVAIVVDATLVRALLVPATMRLLGRWNWWSPAPLARLYRRYGINEPAIMGSAAEKEPSLLRNP from the coding sequence ATGTTCGCGTGGTGGGGAAAGACGGTCGTGCGCCTGCGGTGGGTCGTGCTCGCGGCCGCCGCCGCGCTGGTGGTCGTGGGGGCCACCTGGGGCGCGGGCGTGTTCGGCACGCTCAGCGGCGGCGGCTTCGACGACCCGGCGAGCGAGTCCAGCCGGGCCCGGGAGCGGATCACCGCCGAGCTGGGCAGCCAGGACACCGACGTCCTCGTCCTGTACTCCAGCCCTGCGGCGACCGTGGACCAGCCGGCGTTCCGCGACCCGGTCACGACAACCCTGGCCGCCCTGCGCCAGCGTCCCGAGGTGGCCAGCGTGACGAGCTGGTACGACACCCAATCGCCCGCCCTGGTGTCCGGGGACCGGCACTCGACGTACGCCGTCGTGCAGTTGCGGGGCACCGAGCCGGACGAGAAGACCGAGGCGTACGAGGAGCTGCGGCCGGCGCTCGACGCCCCCGGCGTGACCACTGAGGCCGGCGGTTACGTCCCGTTCGCGTACGAGGCCAACCACCAGACCGAGCAGGACCTGGTACGCGCCGAGACACTCTCCATGCCGGTGCTCCTCGTGCTGCTGATCGTCATCTTCGGCGGCCTGGTCGCGGCCGGCATGCCGCTGCTCGTCGGCGGGCTGGCGATCCTCGGCGCGTTCATCGCCGTCCGCCTGATCAGCGCGGTCACCGACGTCTCGGTCTTCGCGATCAACGTGATCACACTGATCGGGCTGGGCATGGCGATCGACTACGCGCTCTTCGTGGTGAGCCGCTTCCGCGAGGAGTTGGCCGCCGGGCACGACACCCCGGCCGCGATCCAGCGCACGATGATGACGGCGGGCCGTACCGTCATGGTCTCCGGGTTCACCATCGCGCTGGCGCTCGCGAGCCTGCTGATCTTCCCGCCGGTGTTCCTGTCGTCGCTGGGCATCGGCGGGGTGGCCGCGGTGCTGATCGCGATGCTCGGCGCGCTGACCGTGCTGCCGGCGATCCTGGCCGTGCTCGGCCCCCGGATCAACGCGCTGCGTATCCCGGTGCCGTGGCGCCGCCGGTCCGGGCGGTCCGGGTCGGCTTGGGCGCGCCTGGCGCACAGCGTGATGCGCCGCCCCTGGCTGTACGTCGTCGGCGTCGTCGCGATCCTCGCCCTCTTCGCGGCTCCGGCGCTGCGGATGAGCTTCGGCGGCTTCGACGAGCGGGTGCTGCCCGCGGGCGCCGAGCCGCGGGTGGTCGCCGACAAGCTCGCGGCGGACTTCCCGGGCAGCCCGGTGGGGCCGATCGAGGTGCTGGTGTCGGGGGCGCCCACCGCCGAGACGCAAGGCTTCGCCGCCGCGGTCGGGCGGGTGCCCGGCGTGACCGGCGTCCAGGCCACCGCCAACCGGGGCGAGTCCACGCTGCTGTCCGTGACGTACGCCGGGGAGCCGACCGGCGAGGTGGCCCAGGACGCGGTGCGGGCGATCCGCGACCTGCCCGAACCGGCCGGGGCACAGGTGCTCGTCGGTGGGCGTACGGCCGCCGACCTGGACCTGTTGCACAGCCTCGGCTCGCGGCTGCCCTGGATGGCACTGATCATGGCGTCGGCCACGCTGGTGCTGCTCTTCTTGGCGTTCGGCTCGGTGCTGCTGCCGATCAAGGCGGTGCTGATGAACCTGGTCTCCATCGGCGCGTCGTTCGGCGTGGTCGTGTGGGTCTTCCAGGACGGCCACCTGAGCGGCCCGCTCGGCTTCACGTCGACCGGCTTCATCGAGCCGAGCAACCCGATCCTCATGCTGGCCGTCCTCTTCGGACTCGCCACCGACTACGAGGTCTTCCTGCTGTCCCGGGTACGCGAGGAGTGGGACCGCACCGGCGACAACACCGCCTCGGTGGCGCACGGGTTGCAGCACACCGGGCGGATCATCACGGCGGCGGCGCTGCTGCTGATCATCGTGGTGGCCGGGTTCGCGACCGGCGGCATCGTGTTCATCAAGCTGATCGGCATCGGCATGATCGTCGCCATCGTGGTCGACGCCACCCTGGTCCGCGCCCTGCTGGTCCCCGCCACGATGCGCCTCCTGGGCCGCTGGAACTGGTGGTCCCCCGCCCCCCTAGCGCGGCTGTACCGCCGCTACGGCATCAACGAGCCGGCGATCATGGGCTCTGCGGCAGAAAAGGAGCCCTCCCTGCTGCGCAACCCATGA
- a CDS encoding phytoene desaturase family protein → MVPERADVVIIGAGHNGLVSAVLLARAGLDVVVLEAADVLGGAARTERPFPRVPGLGHSTGSYLLGLMPPELLKTLDVDIPVLRRDPHYFLPTRGDAYLLFGTDREATRAQMTRFFSPADVAADDAMQAELGALRDDLGPAWLAEPLPVEETAARYIRPALQQTFVDLVRGSVADYLARFDFRSDLLVSMYAVTDGLSGLNAGPDDPGTGHNFLVHNMCRLPGADGTWMIAKGGMGTVSRTFADAARAAGAQLFTGTAVSAVTLQGGAAAGVVLADGREVRANVVLAACDPYRLMELMPDGALPAELTARLAAVRRPGTTLKVNLALSGLPRFSCLPPDAPSPFGATIHLLPDSGSPMAALRAMWTDVVEGRLPDEPTIEWYLHTTVDPSLQDAAGHHSSALFVQSVPATMDEAAVPSYVERLLAICDSYAPGTSALVADVFALTPAGIESHFGITGGHIHHVDNTVSFTDRMPYAVGVDGVYAGSAGCFPAGSVIGAAGHNAAQRILRDLSRSPR, encoded by the coding sequence ATGGTGCCTGAACGCGCGGATGTCGTGATCATTGGAGCCGGCCACAACGGCCTCGTCTCGGCGGTGCTGCTCGCCCGCGCCGGCCTCGACGTCGTCGTCCTGGAGGCGGCGGACGTCCTCGGCGGGGCCGCCCGCACCGAACGGCCGTTCCCGCGCGTGCCGGGGCTCGGCCACTCGACCGGGTCGTACCTGCTCGGGCTGATGCCCCCGGAGTTGCTCAAGACCCTCGACGTGGACATCCCGGTGCTGCGCCGGGACCCGCACTACTTCTTGCCGACGCGCGGCGACGCGTACCTCCTGTTCGGCACCGACCGCGAGGCCACCCGGGCGCAGATGACGCGCTTCTTCTCCCCCGCCGACGTGGCCGCCGACGACGCCATGCAGGCCGAACTGGGCGCGCTGCGCGACGACCTCGGGCCCGCGTGGCTGGCCGAACCGCTGCCGGTCGAGGAGACCGCCGCCCGCTACATCCGGCCGGCGCTCCAGCAGACGTTCGTCGACCTGGTCCGCGGGTCGGTGGCCGACTACCTGGCCCGCTTCGACTTCCGGTCCGACCTGCTCGTCTCGATGTACGCGGTCACCGACGGCCTCTCCGGGCTCAACGCCGGCCCCGACGACCCGGGCACCGGCCACAACTTCCTGGTGCACAACATGTGCCGGCTGCCCGGCGCGGACGGCACCTGGATGATCGCCAAGGGCGGCATGGGCACCGTCTCCCGGACCTTCGCCGACGCCGCCCGCGCCGCCGGGGCTCAACTCTTCACGGGTACGGCGGTCAGCGCGGTCACCCTCCAGGGCGGTGCGGCGGCCGGCGTGGTGCTCGCCGACGGTCGTGAGGTGCGCGCCAACGTCGTCCTGGCCGCGTGTGACCCGTACCGGCTGATGGAGCTGATGCCCGACGGCGCGCTGCCGGCGGAACTGACCGCGCGCCTCGCGGCGGTCCGCCGCCCCGGCACCACCCTCAAGGTCAACCTGGCGCTCTCCGGCCTGCCCCGCTTCTCGTGCCTGCCGCCGGACGCGCCGAGCCCGTTCGGGGCGACGATCCACCTGCTCCCCGACTCCGGGTCGCCGATGGCCGCCCTCCGTGCGATGTGGACGGACGTCGTCGAGGGGCGGCTGCCGGACGAGCCGACCATCGAGTGGTACCTGCACACCACGGTCGACCCGTCGCTGCAGGACGCCGCGGGGCACCACTCGTCGGCGCTGTTCGTGCAGTCGGTACCGGCCACAATGGACGAGGCCGCCGTGCCGTCCTACGTGGAGCGCCTGCTCGCGATCTGCGACTCGTACGCCCCCGGCACGTCGGCGCTGGTCGCGGACGTATTTGCGCTGACCCCGGCCGGCATCGAGTCGCACTTCGGCATCACCGGCGGCCACATCCACCACGTCGACAACACGGTCAGCTTCACCGATCGCATGCCATACGCGGTGGGCGTAGACGGCGTCTACGCCGGCAGCGCCGGCTGCTTCCCGGCCGGCAGCGTCATCGGCGCCGCAGGCCACAACGCCGCCCAACGCATCCTCCGCGACCTCTCCCGCTCTCCCCGTTGA
- the ispG gene encoding flavodoxin-dependent (E)-4-hydroxy-3-methylbut-2-enyl-diphosphate synthase, with protein sequence MTAVSLGMPAVPPPPLAARRKSRQIMVGSVPVGGGAPVSVQSMTTTLTADVNATLQQIAELTASGCQIVRVAVPSQDDVLALPAIAKKSQIPVIADIHFQPKYVFAAIDAGCAAVRVNPGNIKAFDDKVAEIARAAADANVPIRIGVNAGSLDKRLLAKYGKATAEALVESALWECSLFEEHGFRDIKISVKHNDPVVMIRAYRQLAEQCDYPLHLGVTEAGPAFQGTVKSAVAFGALLAEGIGDTIRVSLSAPPVEEIKVGNAILESLGLRERGLEIVSCPSCGRAQVDVYTLAEQVTAGLEGLPVPLRVAVMGCVVNGPGEAREADLGVASGNGKGQIFVKGQVVKTVPESQIVETLIEEALRLADEMGAELPEELRDLVGGGPQVTVH encoded by the coding sequence GTGACCGCCGTTTCGTTGGGCATGCCCGCGGTGCCCCCGCCACCCCTGGCGGCGCGCCGTAAGTCTCGGCAGATCATGGTCGGTTCGGTGCCGGTGGGCGGTGGCGCGCCGGTGTCGGTGCAGTCGATGACCACCACGCTGACCGCCGACGTCAACGCGACGCTCCAGCAGATCGCCGAGCTGACCGCGTCCGGCTGCCAGATCGTGCGGGTGGCGGTGCCGTCGCAGGACGACGTACTCGCCTTGCCGGCCATCGCCAAGAAGTCGCAGATTCCCGTCATCGCCGACATCCACTTCCAGCCGAAGTACGTCTTCGCCGCCATCGACGCGGGCTGCGCGGCGGTACGCGTCAACCCCGGCAACATCAAGGCGTTCGACGACAAGGTGGCGGAGATCGCCCGCGCGGCCGCGGACGCCAATGTGCCGATCCGGATCGGCGTCAACGCCGGCTCGCTCGACAAGCGGCTGCTCGCCAAGTACGGCAAGGCCACCGCGGAGGCGCTGGTCGAGTCGGCCCTGTGGGAGTGCTCGCTCTTCGAGGAGCACGGCTTCCGCGACATCAAGATCTCGGTGAAGCACAACGACCCGGTCGTCATGATCCGGGCGTACCGCCAGCTCGCCGAGCAGTGCGACTATCCGCTGCACCTCGGCGTGACCGAGGCGGGTCCGGCGTTCCAGGGCACGGTGAAGTCGGCGGTGGCGTTCGGTGCGCTGCTCGCCGAGGGCATCGGCGACACCATCCGGGTCTCCCTGTCGGCGCCGCCGGTCGAGGAGATCAAGGTCGGCAACGCGATCCTGGAGTCGCTCGGGCTGCGCGAGCGCGGCCTGGAGATCGTCTCGTGCCCCTCGTGCGGGCGCGCGCAGGTCGACGTCTACACGCTGGCCGAGCAGGTGACCGCGGGCCTGGAGGGCCTGCCGGTGCCGCTGCGGGTCGCGGTGATGGGCTGCGTCGTCAACGGGCCCGGCGAGGCCCGCGAGGCCGACCTGGGCGTGGCGTCCGGCAACGGCAAGGGCCAGATCTTCGTCAAGGGCCAGGTCGTCAAGACCGTCCCCGAGTCGCAGATCGTGGAGACCCTGATCGAAGAGGCCCTCCGCCTGGCCGACGAGATGGGCGCCGAGCTGCCCGAGGAGCTCAGGGACCTGGTCGGCGGCGGCCCGCAGGTGACGGTGCACTGA
- the dxr gene encoding 1-deoxy-D-xylulose-5-phosphate reductoisomerase, producing MISRTGENDPVREIVLLGSTGSIGTQAIDIVRRNPEGFRVVAVGAGGGNVEVLAAQALELGVEAVGVAKASVAQDLQLAFYAEASRRGYATGDFRIPKILAGPHAMTELAQWPGDVVLNGVVGSLGLAPTLAALRAGRTLALANKESLVAGGPLVKAAVTRPGQIVPVDSEHSALAQCLRGGAAAEVRRLVLTASGGAFRGRRRAELTDVTPADALAHPTWNMGPVVTINTATMVNKALEVIEAHELFDIGYDAIEVMVHPQSVIHSMVEFVDGSTLAQASPPDMRLPIALALGWPDRVADAAPALDWTRAHTWEFAPLDVEAFPAVRLAKEAGAAGCSRPAIFNAANEECVAAFVAGRLPFLGIVDTLERVLEDAPDFPPPGTVEDVLSAETWARAHAQEIIGKGA from the coding sequence ATGATCTCCCGCACGGGGGAGAATGACCCCGTGCGGGAGATTGTGTTGCTGGGGTCTACCGGGTCCATCGGGACGCAGGCCATCGATATCGTGCGGCGTAACCCCGAAGGGTTTCGGGTGGTCGCCGTGGGGGCGGGCGGGGGCAACGTCGAGGTGCTCGCGGCGCAGGCGCTCGAATTGGGCGTCGAGGCGGTCGGCGTCGCCAAGGCGTCCGTGGCGCAGGATCTCCAGCTCGCGTTCTACGCCGAGGCGTCCCGGCGGGGGTACGCGACCGGCGACTTCCGCATCCCCAAGATCCTGGCCGGGCCGCACGCCATGACCGAGTTGGCGCAGTGGCCCGGTGACGTCGTGCTCAACGGGGTCGTCGGCTCGCTCGGGCTCGCGCCAACGCTCGCCGCTCTACGCGCTGGGCGTACCCTCGCGTTGGCCAACAAGGAGTCGCTCGTGGCCGGCGGCCCGCTGGTCAAGGCCGCGGTGACGCGGCCGGGGCAGATCGTGCCGGTCGATTCGGAGCATTCGGCGCTGGCGCAGTGCCTGCGCGGCGGCGCGGCGGCCGAGGTGCGGCGGTTGGTGCTGACGGCGAGCGGGGGAGCGTTCCGCGGCCGGCGCCGCGCGGAGCTCACCGATGTGACGCCGGCGGACGCGCTGGCCCATCCGACGTGGAACATGGGGCCGGTCGTCACCATCAACACCGCCACCATGGTCAACAAGGCGCTCGAAGTGATCGAGGCGCACGAGCTCTTCGACATCGGGTACGACGCGATCGAGGTCATGGTCCACCCGCAGTCGGTGATCCACTCGATGGTGGAGTTCGTGGACGGGTCGACGCTCGCCCAGGCCAGCCCGCCCGACATGCGACTGCCGATCGCGCTGGCGCTGGGCTGGCCCGACCGGGTGGCGGACGCGGCGCCGGCCCTGGACTGGACGCGCGCGCACACGTGGGAGTTCGCCCCGCTGGACGTCGAGGCGTTCCCCGCGGTGCGGCTGGCCAAGGAGGCCGGTGCGGCGGGGTGCTCCCGGCCGGCGATCTTCAACGCGGCGAACGAGGAGTGCGTGGCGGCGTTCGTGGCCGGGCGGCTGCCGTTCCTGGGCATCGTGGACACCCTCGAACGGGTGCTGGAGGACGCTCCCGACTTCCCGCCACCGGGTACCGTCGAGGACGTGCTTTCCGCGGAGACCTGGGCGCGGGCACACGCTCAGGAGATCATTGGCAAAGGAGCTTGA
- a CDS encoding M50 family metallopeptidase encodes MMEIFGILLFALGIFISVALHEAGHMGTARMFGMKVTRFFVGFGPTIFSFKRKETEYGLKAVPAGAFVKIVGMTPQDDDVAPEDEPRAMWRFPVWKRTVVMSAGSITHFALGILILWGLFSFVPLNDESKLQSQPVTIAAVSPCVELQWGVDPATQRERTCEKGVDPDSAAVKLGLQPGDTITALNGQAVVGWDAMTAVVRASGGKEISVTYDRNGASETKSVTLPVAERVKQEVARDPDKTVEDVTPADLEKVGMLGITPVIPKSAAGPIDGIGEAADQTVFMFEGTFEALKRFPEKIPALWAALTGDERDPETPISVVGASRIGGELFDRGEWPSFILLLAALNFFIGIFNLLPLLPLDGGHIAIAWFERARSWVYARLGKPDPGRVDYFKLMPVTYVVILIFGGFTLLTVAADIVNPIQLPF; translated from the coding sequence TTGATGGAGATCTTCGGTATCCTCCTGTTCGCGCTGGGGATATTCATCTCCGTCGCCTTACACGAGGCCGGACATATGGGTACGGCCCGGATGTTCGGGATGAAGGTCACCCGCTTCTTCGTGGGCTTCGGGCCGACGATCTTTTCGTTCAAGCGCAAAGAGACCGAGTACGGCCTGAAGGCGGTGCCGGCCGGCGCGTTCGTGAAGATCGTCGGGATGACGCCGCAGGACGACGACGTCGCGCCCGAGGACGAGCCGCGCGCGATGTGGCGTTTCCCGGTGTGGAAGCGCACGGTCGTGATGAGCGCCGGCTCGATCACCCACTTCGCGCTGGGCATCCTGATCCTGTGGGGGCTGTTCTCCTTCGTCCCGCTCAACGACGAGTCCAAGCTGCAGAGCCAGCCGGTCACGATCGCGGCCGTGTCGCCGTGCGTCGAGCTCCAGTGGGGCGTCGACCCGGCCACCCAGCGGGAGCGGACCTGCGAGAAGGGCGTCGACCCGGACAGCGCCGCCGTCAAGCTCGGCCTGCAGCCCGGCGACACCATCACCGCGCTGAACGGCCAGGCCGTCGTGGGCTGGGACGCGATGACCGCGGTGGTACGGGCGTCCGGCGGCAAAGAGATCTCCGTCACATATGACCGGAACGGCGCCAGCGAGACCAAGTCGGTGACGCTGCCCGTCGCGGAGCGGGTAAAGCAGGAGGTGGCCCGCGACCCCGACAAGACGGTCGAGGACGTCACGCCGGCCGACCTGGAAAAGGTTGGCATGCTCGGCATCACGCCGGTGATCCCGAAGTCCGCGGCCGGCCCGATCGACGGCATCGGCGAGGCGGCCGACCAGACGGTCTTCATGTTCGAGGGCACGTTCGAGGCGCTGAAGCGCTTCCCGGAGAAGATTCCCGCGCTCTGGGCGGCCCTGACCGGCGACGAGCGCGACCCGGAGACGCCGATCAGCGTGGTGGGCGCCAGCCGGATCGGCGGGGAGCTCTTCGACCGCGGCGAGTGGCCGTCGTTCATCCTGCTGCTGGCCGCGCTGAACTTCTTCATCGGCATCTTCAACCTGCTGCCGCTGCTGCCGCTGGACGGCGGGCACATCGCGATCGCCTGGTTCGAGCGGGCCCGATCCTGGGTGTACGCCCGGCTGGGCAAGCCCGACCCGGGCCGGGTGGACTACTTCAAGCTCATGCCGGTCACCTATGTGGTGATCCTCATCTTCGGCGGGTTCACGTTGTTGACCGTCGCCGCGGATATCGTTAACCCGATCCAGCTGCCGTTCTAG
- a CDS encoding TetR/AcrR family transcriptional regulator, which translates to MTTTSPTRRERLRSATVAEIKDGARRMLAAGGPQAISLRAIARDMGMTAPAIYRYFPSLDALILALAEDLLHEVADTVAAATAAAGDSPGDQLAAMARAFRRWSVAHPVEFALIFGNPGVADLAPDYGPDHPGACLGRPYLDALLGLWQQAPWPTPPREDMLVRLGPHLGPLRESHGDPPIEVAYTFLSGWTRLYGLVAMEIFNQLRWAITSPEALFETEIQMFLIQLGVTAD; encoded by the coding sequence ATGACCACCACATCACCCACCCGCCGGGAGCGGTTGCGCTCGGCGACCGTCGCCGAGATCAAGGACGGTGCCCGCCGCATGCTCGCGGCCGGCGGCCCACAGGCGATCTCACTGCGCGCCATCGCCCGCGACATGGGCATGACGGCGCCGGCCATCTACCGGTACTTCCCCAGCCTGGACGCGCTGATCCTGGCGCTGGCCGAGGACCTGCTGCACGAGGTGGCGGACACGGTCGCGGCGGCGACCGCGGCGGCCGGCGACTCCCCCGGCGACCAACTGGCCGCGATGGCCCGGGCGTTCCGGCGGTGGTCGGTCGCCCATCCCGTGGAGTTCGCCCTGATCTTCGGAAACCCGGGCGTGGCGGACCTCGCCCCGGACTACGGGCCGGACCATCCCGGCGCCTGCCTCGGCCGGCCGTACCTGGACGCCCTGCTCGGGCTCTGGCAGCAGGCGCCGTGGCCGACGCCGCCGCGCGAGGACATGCTGGTCCGGCTCGGCCCGCACCTGGGCCCGCTCCGGGAGAGCCACGGCGACCCGCCGATCGAGGTCGCGTACACGTTCCTGTCCGGCTGGACGCGGCTGTACGGGCTGGTCGCGATGGAGATCTTCAACCAGCTCCGGTGGGCGATCACCAGCCCGGAGGCGCTCTTCGAGACCGAGATCCAGATGTTCCTCATCCAGCTTGGCGTCACCGCCGACTAG
- a CDS encoding S8 family peptidase gives MLGIVVLLAGLVVALPPARDVYIVVTTDAEQASAVADRHGVAVRQTYRHALHGFSASLTEAQAGAILHDPRVAYVQRSVVHRTTDTQTDPPSWGLDRVDQRALPLDASYTYPNGAASVHAYVIDTGVRTTHADFGGRATSGYDAIDGGAADDCHGHGTHVAGTIAGTAHGVAKQAQVVAVRVLDCAGSGTTETVLAGVDWVTANAVYPAVANMSLGGGPDPALEDGLRRSIAGGITYAVSAGNGSGGQPLDACDQSPARLAEALTVSATDRTDNRPQWANVGTCVDVFAPGVAITSAWGAADDAVQTLTGTSMAAPHVAGAAALYLEANPAALPAAVATALLNAATPDLVPNPLEGTPNRLLYVGEALPPC, from the coding sequence GTGCTCGGTATCGTCGTGCTCCTGGCCGGACTGGTGGTCGCACTGCCCCCGGCCCGGGACGTCTACATCGTCGTCACCACCGACGCGGAACAGGCGTCCGCGGTCGCGGATCGCCATGGAGTCGCCGTCCGGCAGACGTACCGCCACGCGCTGCACGGCTTCTCGGCGAGCCTGACCGAGGCCCAGGCCGGCGCGATCCTGCACGACCCGCGGGTGGCGTACGTCCAGCGCAGCGTCGTGCACCGGACCACCGACACGCAGACCGACCCGCCGTCCTGGGGACTGGACCGGGTGGACCAGCGCGCGCTCCCGCTCGACGCGTCGTACACGTACCCGAACGGGGCGGCCAGCGTGCACGCGTACGTGATCGACACCGGCGTGCGCACGACCCACGCCGACTTCGGCGGCCGGGCGACCAGCGGGTACGACGCGATCGACGGCGGCGCGGCCGACGACTGCCACGGGCACGGCACCCACGTGGCCGGCACGATCGCCGGCACCGCGCACGGCGTGGCCAAGCAGGCCCAGGTGGTCGCCGTACGGGTGCTGGACTGCGCCGGCAGCGGCACCACCGAGACCGTGCTCGCCGGCGTCGACTGGGTGACCGCCAACGCGGTGTATCCCGCCGTCGCCAACATGAGCCTCGGCGGCGGCCCCGACCCGGCGCTGGAGGACGGCCTGCGGCGCTCCATCGCGGGCGGGATCACCTACGCGGTCTCGGCCGGCAACGGCTCCGGCGGCCAGCCGCTCGACGCGTGCGACCAGTCACCGGCCCGGCTCGCCGAGGCGCTCACCGTGTCGGCGACCGACCGCACCGACAACCGACCACAGTGGGCGAACGTCGGCACGTGCGTCGACGTCTTCGCGCCCGGCGTCGCCATCACGTCGGCCTGGGGCGCGGCCGACGACGCGGTCCAGACGCTCACCGGTACGTCGATGGCGGCTCCGCACGTGGCCGGCGCGGCGGCCCTCTACCTGGAAGCCAACCCCGCGGCCCTGCCGGCCGCCGTCGCGACAGCGCTGCTGAACGCGGCCACCCCCGACCTGGTCCCCAACCCGTTGGAAGGCACCCCGAACCGCCTCCTCTACGTCGGCGAAGCCCTCCCACCCTGTTGA
- a CDS encoding NACHT domain-containing protein — protein sequence MLNLSSWAIQRESLGDWLTREVATRYEIPIRHVRDWIASDQLIPLLDGLDEVTAEHRAACVKAINDFRAQHGSVPIAICCRSEEYAELSQHLRVYGTVTILPLSRAQVDRFLDRAGAGVAGVRAALTADPTLWEMVESPLMLSIMALAFRDSPPEPSDPGELADERRQQIFRAYVRTMLRHRRSARYSPEETTRYLTTLAEHLQDQSQTVFTLDLINPRWLPMRGWRGHRWLASINGVLWGAFGAAALAAIAALAYGWRGAFLGAVAGAGFGLPATRRIDSWRSTKQQEWANQGNDRTHTAGDWLFATLLPIVIPEFWRPLGMALAGGVASGLVLGWSAGVSTVLAYGLATLVALYLGAALAYTYAFVSEKATQRESRGEVPSPRVRAALRPGIIAAGAAGVLVGVGTALIVAGPLTLVEGRRFGLVAGAGAALYALSTVGVYGALEQALLRTWLHKAGRFPKPGRPFLDHAVQCLFLRPVGGGYIFVHRELLEYFAELSAPSPAGRRRPGP from the coding sequence GTGCTCAACCTCTCGTCCTGGGCGATCCAGCGGGAGTCATTGGGTGACTGGCTGACCCGCGAGGTCGCCACCCGGTACGAGATCCCCATCCGCCACGTGCGCGACTGGATCGCCAGCGACCAGCTGATCCCCCTGCTCGACGGCCTCGACGAGGTCACCGCCGAGCACCGCGCGGCCTGCGTCAAGGCGATCAACGACTTTCGCGCCCAGCACGGCTCGGTGCCCATCGCGATCTGCTGCCGGTCCGAGGAGTACGCCGAGCTGAGCCAGCACCTGCGCGTCTACGGCACGGTGACGATCCTGCCGCTGTCCCGGGCGCAGGTGGACAGGTTCCTTGACCGCGCCGGAGCCGGCGTCGCCGGGGTCCGCGCGGCACTCACCGCCGACCCCACGCTGTGGGAGATGGTCGAGTCCCCGCTGATGCTCAGCATCATGGCGCTCGCCTTCCGGGACAGCCCGCCGGAGCCGTCCGACCCCGGCGAGCTGGCGGACGAGCGGCGCCAGCAGATCTTCCGGGCGTATGTGCGGACCATGCTCCGGCACCGCCGCAGCGCCCGGTACTCCCCCGAGGAGACCACGCGGTACCTCACGACGCTGGCCGAGCATCTCCAGGATCAGTCGCAGACCGTCTTCACCCTCGACCTCATCAACCCGCGCTGGCTGCCCATGCGCGGGTGGCGAGGGCACAGATGGCTGGCGTCGATCAACGGGGTTCTGTGGGGAGCGTTCGGGGCTGCCGCGCTGGCCGCCATCGCCGCCCTCGCGTACGGCTGGCGCGGGGCGTTCCTGGGTGCGGTGGCCGGCGCTGGCTTCGGCTTGCCGGCCACCCGCCGGATCGACTCCTGGCGGTCGACGAAGCAGCAGGAGTGGGCCAACCAAGGCAACGACAGAACGCACACCGCCGGGGACTGGCTCTTCGCCACGCTGCTTCCCATAGTCATCCCCGAGTTTTGGCGTCCGCTGGGGATGGCCCTCGCCGGCGGAGTCGCGTCCGGACTCGTCCTCGGCTGGTCCGCCGGCGTCTCGACGGTGCTCGCCTACGGCCTGGCCACCCTCGTGGCGCTCTACCTCGGGGCGGCGCTCGCCTACACGTACGCCTTTGTGTCCGAAAAAGCCACGCAGCGTGAATCGCGTGGCGAGGTGCCCAGCCCTCGGGTGCGCGCGGCGCTCCGCCCGGGAATCATCGCGGCCGGAGCAGCCGGCGTGCTGGTGGGCGTTGGGACGGCCCTGATCGTGGCTGGACCGCTGACCCTCGTGGAGGGACGGCGATTCGGCCTGGTCGCCGGGGCGGGAGCCGCGCTCTACGCTTTATCCACCGTCGGCGTATACGGCGCGCTCGAGCAGGCCCTACTGCGGACGTGGCTGCACAAGGCCGGCCGGTTTCCCAAGCCCGGCCGGCCGTTCTTGGACCACGCCGTGCAGTGTCTCTTCCTCCGGCCCGTCGGCGGCGGCTACATCTTCGTGCACCGCGAGCTGCTGGAGTACTTCGCGGAACTCAGTGCACCGTCACCTGCGGGCCGCCGCCGACCAGGTCCCTGA